In the bacterium HR34 genome, one interval contains:
- the nudF gene encoding ADP-ribose pyrophosphatase has translation MKIEKFKLLKKERLFDGFNKIDAYTFLLPNGKTKTFQIKTLDRDIAAIVAFTKDKKIILEKQYRIGPGKIVFEFPSGIIEKNEKPIEGAKRELLEETGYTGKFKKLFSYYDDSYDRIKTHLFIATDCEKVRNKLKLDDGEFIKTYLKDIKEVRKMLKEGKIRNFGVGYLAFDYLNLL, from the coding sequence ATGAAGATAGAAAAATTTAAACTATTAAAAAAAGAAAGATTGTTCGACGGATTTAATAAAATCGACGCCTACACCTTTTTACTACCAAATGGAAAAACGAAAACCTTTCAAATAAAAACCTTAGATAGAGATATAGCTGCAATAGTCGCTTTTACAAAAGATAAAAAAATTATACTTGAAAAACAGTACCGAATAGGCCCTGGCAAAATTGTTTTTGAATTTCCTTCGGGAATAATAGAAAAAAATGAAAAACCAATAGAAGGAGCAAAAAGAGAGTTACTTGAAGAAACAGGATATACAGGAAAGTTCAAAAAACTTTTTTCATATTATGATGACAGTTACGACAGAATAAAAACGCACTTATTTATAGCGACAGATTGCGAAAAGGTCAGAAACAAATTAAAACTTGACGATGGAGAATTCATTAAAACGTACCTAAAAGATATAAAAGAGGTTAGAAAAATGCTAAAAGAGGGAAAAATAAGAAATTTTGGCGTTGGATATTTAGCTTTTGATTACCTAAACTTGTTATAA
- the alaS gene encoding Alanine--tRNA ligase, translating into MNSSELRKKFLDYFEKNGHTVVPSSSLIPKDSSLLFTTAGMQQFKEYYLGKPSPFGENVCSVQKCIRTTDIDEVGDNTHLTFFEMLGNFSFGGYFKEEAIKYAHDFALNEISLPKERVYITYFKGDDEIPEDVDSKKIWQELGIAEENIFGFGRDDNFWGPTGDEGPCGPTTEIHYDLTGMPCGENCAPNCDCGRFVEIWNIVFNEFYKNKEGKFLKLERSGIDTGMGFERLLTILQNKNSVYETDVFLPIIEKLEDISNLKYNDFIKEFRIISDHIKASCFIIADGVLPSNVDRGYVLRRLIRRSIRFARNLKLEKNFFVPICEVIKNIYEKVYPEIGRNFNDILTVLEKESYKFNKTLEKGLKEFEKLILKGEFTGKHTFYLYETFGFPFELTRELLKEKNINISDEEFKKEFEKHKEISRAGAEKKFGGHGLKLGSPEIRVKDESEIQKVTRLHTATHLLHAALRKILGEKVRQMGSDITAERLRFDFSFDRKLTPEEIKKVEDLVNQKIKEGIDVIREEMPYEKAIKQGALAFFKEKYPDIVSVYSIGDFSKELCGGPHVKNTKEVGKFKIIKQESIGANIKRIKAVVE; encoded by the coding sequence ATGAATTCAAGCGAATTGCGAAAAAAGTTTTTGGATTATTTTGAAAAAAACGGCCACACCGTAGTTCCGTCATCATCTTTAATACCCAAAGATTCTTCTTTGCTTTTTACTACAGCTGGAATGCAGCAATTTAAAGAATATTACCTTGGCAAACCCTCTCCTTTTGGTGAAAATGTTTGTTCGGTTCAAAAATGCATAAGAACAACAGACATAGATGAAGTTGGTGATAATACTCATTTAACATTTTTTGAGATGTTGGGAAATTTTAGTTTTGGCGGTTACTTTAAAGAAGAGGCAATAAAATACGCTCACGATTTTGCGTTAAATGAAATCTCTTTACCAAAAGAAAGAGTTTACATTACTTATTTTAAAGGAGACGATGAAATTCCAGAAGATGTGGATTCAAAAAAAATATGGCAAGAGTTGGGTATAGCAGAAGAAAATATCTTTGGTTTTGGAAGAGATGATAATTTTTGGGGTCCAACAGGAGATGAAGGACCTTGCGGCCCTACAACAGAAATACATTACGATTTAACAGGAATGCCTTGTGGTGAAAATTGTGCTCCTAATTGTGACTGTGGAAGGTTCGTAGAAATATGGAATATTGTTTTTAATGAATTTTACAAAAACAAAGAAGGTAAATTTTTAAAACTTGAAAGAAGCGGAATTGATACAGGTATGGGTTTTGAAAGATTGCTAACTATTTTGCAAAACAAAAACTCTGTTTATGAAACAGATGTTTTCTTGCCAATTATAGAGAAATTAGAAGATATATCGAACTTAAAATATAATGATTTTATTAAAGAATTTAGAATTATATCAGATCATATTAAGGCAAGTTGTTTTATAATAGCAGATGGAGTTTTACCATCTAATGTTGATAGGGGTTATGTTTTAAGAAGGTTAATAAGAAGGAGCATTAGGTTTGCAAGAAATTTGAAGTTAGAAAAAAACTTTTTTGTGCCTATTTGTGAAGTTATAAAGAATATTTATGAGAAAGTTTATCCTGAAATAGGTAGAAATTTTAACGATATTTTAACTGTTTTGGAAAAAGAAAGCTATAAATTTAATAAAACATTAGAAAAAGGTTTAAAAGAATTTGAAAAACTTATCCTAAAAGGAGAATTTACAGGAAAACACACTTTTTATTTATATGAAACATTTGGTTTTCCTTTTGAATTGACAAGAGAGTTGCTGAAAGAAAAGAACATTAATATTAGCGACGAGGAATTTAAAAAAGAATTTGAAAAACATAAAGAAATTTCAAGGGCAGGTGCTGAGAAAAAGTTTGGAGGGCATGGTTTAAAACTTGGTTCTCCTGAGATAAGAGTAAAAGACGAATCTGAAATTCAAAAAGTTACGAGATTGCACACAGCAACTCATTTATTGCACGCCGCCTTGAGAAAAATTCTAGGAGAAAAAGTAAGACAGATGGGTTCTGATATAACAGCCGAAAGATTGAGATTTGATTTTTCTTTTGATAGAAAACTAACACCAGAAGAAATAAAAAAAGTAGAAGATTTGGTTAATCAAAAAATAAAAGAGGGAATTGATGTTATAAGAGAAGAAATGCCCTATGAAAAAGCAATAAAGCAAGGAGCGTTAGCTTTCTTTAAAGAGAAATATCCCGATATTGTTAGCGTTTATTCTATTGGTGACTTTTCGAAAGAATTATGCGGCGGTCCCCATGTAAAGAATACAAAAGAAGTTGGAAAGTTTAAAATAATTAAGCAGGAATCAATAGGTGCCAACATTAAAAGAATTAAGGCAGTGGTAGAATAA
- the infA gene encoding Translation initiation factor IF-1, which produces MPLKVQGKVIEALADSTFRVLLEENNSEILAYVAGRLRMNKIKILPGDTVVVEINSLSDKRGRIVYRGRMK; this is translated from the coding sequence ATGCCCTTGAAGGTTCAAGGTAAAGTTATTGAAGCTTTAGCCGATTCTACTTTTAGAGTTTTGTTAGAAGAGAATAATTCTGAAATTTTGGCTTACGTTGCAGGTAGATTAAGGATGAACAAAATCAAGATATTACCCGGAGATACAGTTGTAGTTGAAATTAATTCACTTTCTGACAAAAGAGGTAGAATAGTTTACAGGGGTAGAATGAAATAA
- the rpsM gene encoding 30S ribosomal protein S13, with protein sequence MVRILGVELDDKKQIWIALTKIYGIGKSRSLEILKKANVEPFLKTSQLTPEQLNKIKEIIEKNYKIEGELKREVLMNIRRLKEIGCWRGLRHIKGLPVRGQRTRTNNRTVRGNKRRTVGSGRKPPPSPT encoded by the coding sequence ATGGTAAGAATTTTAGGTGTAGAATTAGATGACAAAAAACAAATATGGATAGCTTTAACTAAAATTTACGGGATAGGAAAATCCAGAAGTTTGGAAATTTTAAAAAAAGCAAATGTCGAACCTTTTTTAAAAACATCACAATTGACACCAGAACAATTAAATAAAATTAAAGAGATAATAGAGAAAAATTACAAAATTGAAGGTGAACTAAAGAGAGAAGTTTTAATGAATATAAGAAGGTTAAAAGAAATAGGTTGTTGGAGAGGATTAAGGCATATTAAAGGTTTACCAGTGAGAGGACAAAGGACAAGAACAAATAATAGAACAGTAAGAGGTAATAAAAGAAGGACAGTTGGGTCTGGAAGAAAACCACCACCATCACCAACATAA
- the rpsK gene encoding 30S ribosomal protein S11 has product MGKKRVIQQTEEELIQETTEIEQKLQGDVKVAKSGLREGRIYIKSTYNNTIMTLTDDKGNTIAWVSAGKIGFKGTKKGTPFAASKVAEALSAAIEKVKVSKVMIYVQGVGTGRDTALRTLAAKNIDIIGIKDITPIRHGGCRPPKVRRV; this is encoded by the coding sequence GTGGGTAAAAAGCGAGTTATACAACAAACAGAGGAAGAGTTAATTCAAGAAACAACTGAAATAGAGCAAAAACTTCAGGGTGATGTTAAAGTTGCAAAATCAGGTTTAAGAGAAGGTAGGATTTATATTAAATCAACATATAATAACACGATAATGACTCTAACTGATGACAAAGGAAATACTATTGCTTGGGTATCCGCAGGAAAGATTGGTTTTAAGGGTACAAAAAAAGGAACTCCTTTTGCTGCTTCCAAAGTTGCAGAAGCATTGTCTGCTGCAATTGAAAAGGTAAAGGTATCAAAAGTTATGATATATGTTCAAGGTGTTGGTACAGGAAGAGACACTGCTTTGAGAACTTTAGCAGCTAAAAATATAGATATAATAGGCATAAAAGATATAACACCAATAAGGCATGGTGGATGCAGGCCGCCAAAAGTAAGAAGAGTATAA
- the rpsD gene encoding 30S ribosomal protein S4: MKVKTKTKIIRRLGTVLWPRYSKYFLRRPYPPGQKPKRKKTGFSEFGRQLQEKQKVRYLYYVSDNYLRNLVKSITKKTLKEDPSQILLKNLEMRLDNAVLKSGFANSIFQAAQFVSHRHIKVNGKKLNIRSYRVKVGDVISFSDKFKKSKIFQEIAKSIEKYNAPNWIEVDKKNFTAKILREPTLEDVKLPVELSAVFEFYSK; encoded by the coding sequence ATGAAGGTAAAAACAAAAACAAAAATAATAAGAAGGTTAGGAACGGTTTTGTGGCCAAGGTATTCTAAATATTTTTTAAGAAGACCTTATCCACCTGGCCAAAAACCAAAAAGAAAAAAAACAGGATTTTCGGAATTTGGAAGACAACTTCAAGAAAAACAGAAGGTGAGATATTTATATTATGTTTCAGATAATTATTTAAGAAATCTAGTTAAAAGTATTACAAAGAAAACATTAAAAGAAGATCCATCTCAGATTTTATTGAAAAATTTAGAAATGCGCCTTGACAATGCCGTGTTAAAATCTGGTTTTGCCAATTCCATCTTTCAGGCAGCGCAATTTGTAAGCCACCGTCATATTAAAGTAAATGGAAAAAAACTAAATATAAGATCTTACAGAGTAAAAGTAGGGGATGTGATTTCTTTTTCTGATAAATTCAAAAAATCAAAAATATTTCAGGAAATTGCCAAGAGCATTGAAAAATATAACGCTCCAAATTGGATTGAGGTGGACAAAAAGAATTTTACAGCAAAAATTTTAAGAGAACCAACATTAGAAGATGTAAAATTGCCAGTAGAGCTTTCAGCGGTGTTTGAATTTTATTCTAAATAA
- the rpoA gene encoding DNA-directed RNA polymerase subunit alpha: MLPLPSEPKLIKQEGNKAVFEIEGLYPGYGITLGNSLRRVLLSSLVGSSITQVKIEGVAHEFSTIPGVYEDVVNIILNLKQLRFKLHGDEPQKAYLKVKGEKEVKGGDFECPSQLEVINKDHHIATLTSKSASLNLEVLVEKGIGYQPVELRKKEKKEIGVIYVDAIFTPVRKVAYKIENMRVGERTDFDRLFIEIETDGSITPQEALAQACSILIDHFDLIKREFESKEEENKTKEEKTEAEEDILRIPIEELNLSTRTINALTSNRIRTLGGLIRKDKESLMAIEGIGEKAIEEINKAIKKYGLKIKE, encoded by the coding sequence ATGCTTCCATTACCGTCAGAACCAAAATTAATAAAGCAAGAAGGTAACAAAGCAGTTTTTGAAATTGAGGGGTTATATCCTGGATATGGAATAACTCTAGGTAATTCTTTAAGAAGAGTTTTACTATCTTCTTTGGTTGGCTCTTCTATAACGCAGGTTAAAATAGAAGGGGTGGCGCACGAATTTTCTACAATACCGGGTGTTTATGAAGATGTTGTAAATATAATATTAAATCTTAAGCAATTGAGGTTTAAGCTTCACGGCGACGAGCCTCAAAAAGCATACTTAAAAGTAAAAGGCGAGAAAGAAGTTAAAGGAGGAGATTTTGAATGTCCATCACAGTTAGAAGTTATTAACAAAGATCATCACATAGCAACTTTAACGTCAAAATCGGCATCTTTGAATTTAGAAGTTTTGGTTGAAAAAGGAATAGGTTATCAGCCTGTTGAGTTGAGGAAAAAAGAAAAAAAAGAAATCGGTGTTATTTATGTAGACGCTATATTTACCCCTGTTAGAAAAGTTGCCTATAAAATAGAAAATATGAGGGTTGGCGAAAGGACAGATTTCGACAGATTATTTATAGAAATTGAAACGGATGGTTCTATAACTCCACAAGAAGCTTTAGCCCAAGCATGTTCTATATTAATAGATCACTTTGATTTAATAAAAAGAGAATTCGAGAGTAAAGAGGAGGAAAACAAAACAAAAGAGGAAAAAACAGAAGCAGAAGAAGATATTTTGCGAATTCCAATTGAGGAACTCAATTTATCAACAAGAACAATAAACGCTTTAACCAGCAATAGAATTAGAACTTTGGGAGGTTTGATTAGGAAAGACAAGGAGTCTTTAATGGCAATAGAAGGGATAGGAGAAAAAGCAATAGAAGAAATAAATAAGGCAATTAAAAAATACGGTTTAAAGATAAAAGAATAA
- the rplQ gene encoding 50S ribosomal protein L17, which yields MRKKVVGRKFHRKTDVRKAFLRSLARSLILHEKIKTTEARAKEVARFVQKYITKAKKGDLRSIRQIASDFYNDRELVKKLVQDIGKRFQNRKGGYTRVIKLGQRKSDGAKMVIVELLKE from the coding sequence ATGCGAAAGAAGGTAGTTGGCAGAAAATTTCACAGGAAAACAGATGTTAGAAAGGCATTTTTAAGAAGCCTTGCAAGAAGTTTAATTTTACATGAAAAAATAAAAACAACAGAAGCAAGAGCAAAAGAGGTTGCAAGATTCGTTCAAAAATACATTACAAAAGCAAAAAAAGGAGATTTACGCTCAATCAGGCAAATAGCAAGCGATTTTTACAATGACAGAGAGTTGGTTAAAAAATTAGTTCAAGATATTGGCAAAAGATTTCAAAATAGGAAAGGCGGCTATACAAGAGTTATAAAGTTAGGGCAAAGAAAATCAGACGGAGCAAAAATGGTAATAGTAGAATTATTAAAAGAATAA
- the rplM gene encoding 50S ribosomal protein L13, whose protein sequence is MAEKTDKKDEGKVYTIDVAGKVLGRVATQIATILRGKHLPSFRNYKDSGITVVVKNVDKIKVTGKKMEQKKYYSYSGYIGGLKERVMKDIFEKDPKQILIKAVYGMLPKNKLRRQQIKRLKFE, encoded by the coding sequence ATGGCAGAAAAAACTGACAAAAAAGACGAAGGAAAAGTTTATACAATAGATGTTGCGGGAAAAGTTTTGGGTAGAGTTGCTACTCAAATAGCAACAATTTTAAGAGGTAAACACTTACCAAGTTTTAGGAATTATAAAGACAGCGGCATTACAGTTGTTGTTAAGAATGTTGATAAAATTAAGGTAACAGGCAAGAAAATGGAACAAAAAAAATATTATAGCTATTCTGGTTATATTGGAGGTTTAAAAGAAAGAGTTATGAAAGACATTTTTGAAAAAGATCCAAAACAAATTTTAATAAAAGCAGTTTATGGAATGTTGCCCAAAAATAAATTAAGAAGACAGCAAATTAAAAGATTAAAGTTTGAATAA
- the rpsI gene encoding 30S ribosomal protein S9 translates to MPDAKTTKKGKRGTRKRTSNKYIEAVGRRKEATAIVRLYEGQKGSLEFIVNNKKYNEYFPVLDQQKTVIKPLGVINKLDGFKISVLTRGGGLSGQAGAVCHGLARALVKYNPDLKPVLKAEGLLTRDPRTVERKKYGLKKARRAPQWSKR, encoded by the coding sequence ATGCCAGATGCCAAAACAACAAAAAAAGGAAAGAGAGGGACGAGAAAAAGAACATCAAATAAATACATAGAGGCTGTAGGTAGAAGAAAGGAAGCCACAGCAATTGTTAGATTATATGAAGGCCAAAAAGGAAGTCTTGAGTTTATTGTAAACAATAAAAAATATAATGAATACTTTCCTGTGTTAGACCAGCAAAAAACAGTAATCAAACCTTTGGGAGTTATCAATAAACTCGACGGCTTTAAAATTTCAGTTTTAACAAGAGGGGGAGGATTATCAGGGCAGGCGGGTGCTGTTTGTCATGGTTTGGCAAGGGCACTGGTGAAATATAATCCTGATTTAAAACCTGTTTTGAAAGCAGAGGGATTGCTTACAAGAGACCCGAGAACGGTAGAGAGAAAGAAATATGGGCTAAAGAAAGCAAGAAGGGCTCCTCAGTGGTCGAAGAGATAA
- a CDS encoding RNA 2',3'-cyclic phosphodiesterase has product MKTKRLFTAITLPDNIKDEILKQSEKYKDLPGKFVKREDLHITLLFMGNVKESDIDNVKTSLNEVQKYVQSFNVSLAKIDFAPPGSRIPRMIWVYVENNNNLQKLHDSIVNELDKNKIPYYKEDREYYPHINLARLKTFELRNFTEEEIFSYESVDIYLSFEVKDFSLIESKLTRQGPIYKTIHKVNLY; this is encoded by the coding sequence ATGAAAACAAAAAGATTATTTACAGCAATTACTTTGCCAGACAATATAAAAGATGAAATTTTAAAACAGAGCGAAAAATATAAAGATTTGCCGGGAAAGTTTGTAAAAAGAGAAGATTTACACATAACTTTGCTTTTTATGGGAAACGTAAAAGAAAGTGATATTGATAATGTTAAAACAAGTTTAAATGAAGTGCAAAAGTATGTTCAAAGTTTTAATGTTTCTCTTGCAAAAATAGACTTTGCTCCTCCAGGTTCAAGAATTCCAAGAATGATATGGGTTTATGTTGAAAATAATAATAATCTTCAAAAATTGCATGATTCCATTGTTAATGAGTTAGATAAAAACAAAATACCCTATTACAAAGAAGATAGGGAATATTACCCACACATTAACTTGGCAAGATTGAAAACATTTGAATTAAGAAATTTCACAGAGGAAGAAATTTTTTCTTATGAATCTGTTGACATATATTTGTCTTTTGAGGTAAAAGATTTTTCTCTGATTGAAAGCAAACTAACGAGGCAAGGCCCCATTTATAAAACAATTCACAAAGTTAACTTATATTAA
- the murC gene encoding UDP-N-acetylmuramate--L-alanine ligase has product MKKAYIIGIGGIGASAVAKYLLHRGWQVEGSDMSKSEITENLEKIGVKVKIPQKKENVPEDVDLIIKNPAITEKNVELQRALEIQKKKNIKIKNWQEVLSDVSKEKFTLAVCGTHGKSTTTSMLSIMMVKTKLDPTCIIGTNIKEFGNTNFRSGKSNYFVIEADEYEGNFLNYWPNVVILTSIDKDHLDYFKNLRNIFSNFEKFILKLPKNGVLICNKDSENVMKLANRIKKKRKDIKIIYYSLKDKDSKKIKKVLKVPGSHNVSNALAVFKVGKVLGLKEKDILKSLSVFKGVWRRFDIRKINSKNFGKITIVHDYAHNPQKVKAAIQGVFEKWPNKRIWIVFQPHQRQRTYYLFNDFIKALKEVENLILTEIYDVPGREVDKISAHISSKHLYEKLKKYTDKIWFVKDYKDVPKFLKDKFNKKSDIILIMGAGDIYELEKYL; this is encoded by the coding sequence ATGAAAAAAGCTTACATAATTGGTATAGGAGGAATAGGAGCTTCGGCGGTTGCCAAATATCTTTTGCATCGCGGTTGGCAGGTTGAGGGTTCTGATATGTCAAAGAGCGAGATAACAGAAAATTTAGAAAAAATTGGCGTAAAAGTAAAAATACCCCAAAAAAAAGAAAATGTTCCAGAGGATGTCGACTTGATTATTAAAAACCCTGCCATTACAGAGAAAAATGTGGAGTTACAGAGAGCATTAGAGATACAGAAGAAAAAAAACATAAAAATAAAAAATTGGCAAGAGGTTTTATCTGATGTTTCAAAAGAAAAATTTACTCTAGCAGTGTGCGGAACTCATGGAAAAAGTACCACCACAAGTATGCTGTCCATTATGATGGTAAAAACAAAACTTGATCCAACCTGCATAATTGGCACAAATATAAAAGAATTTGGCAACACAAACTTTAGGTCTGGCAAATCTAATTATTTTGTAATAGAAGCAGATGAATACGAAGGTAATTTTTTAAACTATTGGCCAAATGTTGTTATCTTAACAAGCATAGACAAAGACCACCTTGATTATTTTAAAAATTTAAGAAATATATTTTCGAATTTTGAAAAATTTATTTTAAAACTTCCGAAAAATGGCGTTTTGATTTGCAACAAAGATAGTGAAAATGTTATGAAACTCGCTAATAGAATAAAAAAGAAAAGAAAGGATATAAAAATAATTTATTATTCCTTAAAGGATAAAGATTCCAAAAAAATTAAAAAAGTTTTGAAAGTGCCAGGTTCTCATAATGTTTCAAACGCTTTGGCTGTTTTTAAGGTAGGAAAGGTTTTAGGGTTAAAAGAAAAAGATATTTTGAAAAGTTTGTCGGTTTTCAAGGGTGTGTGGAGAAGGTTTGATATAAGAAAAATAAACAGCAAAAATTTTGGGAAAATTACCATTGTTCATGATTACGCGCACAATCCTCAAAAAGTAAAAGCAGCGATTCAAGGCGTTTTTGAAAAATGGCCTAATAAAAGAATATGGATAGTTTTTCAGCCTCACCAAAGGCAGAGAACATATTATTTATTTAACGATTTTATTAAAGCATTAAAAGAGGTTGAAAATTTAATTCTTACTGAAATTTATGATGTTCCGGGCCGTGAAGTTGATAAAATTTCAGCGCACATTTCTTCCAAGCACTTGTATGAAAAATTAAAAAAATACACAGATAAAATTTGGTTTGTCAAAGATTATAAAGATGTTCCAAAGTTTTTAAAAGACAAATTTAACAAAAAAAGTGATATAATTTTAATAATGGGGGCAGGCGATATTTACGAATTAGAGAAATACTTATAA
- the murB gene encoding UDP-N-acetylenolpyruvoylglucosamine reductase: MAFENFNVKENYPGKNLTTIKVGGPIRYFFEAKTKEDLLEVLKEAKRNKIKFYIIGSGSNLLIKDEGFDGLLIKILFNNINFLDDKKVFTDAGVFFSKLVDELAKKGIYLKFALGIPGTIGGAVYGNSGGQTEWIGDFVEKVFVIDTNDFQEKILTKEECNFSYRKSIFHEKKHLIITGALFNFENCNYKKDEFLDFLKYRRQTQPLSEPSFGSTFRGVSVDKLPKDVLENIVEQFPEEKNKINEFFEKGIVPAGWMIEKCGLKNFQIGGAKFSEKHSNFIVNVGNANFNDVISLINLAKQKAKEKFNIDLETEVQII; encoded by the coding sequence ATGGCATTTGAGAATTTTAATGTTAAAGAAAATTATCCCGGTAAGAATTTAACAACTATAAAAGTGGGCGGTCCTATTAGATATTTTTTTGAAGCAAAAACAAAAGAAGATTTGTTGGAAGTTTTAAAAGAAGCAAAAAGGAATAAAATAAAATTTTATATAATCGGCTCTGGCAGTAATTTATTAATAAAAGATGAAGGCTTTGATGGTCTTTTAATAAAAATTTTATTTAATAACATTAATTTTCTTGACGATAAAAAAGTTTTTACTGATGCGGGCGTTTTTTTTTCTAAATTAGTTGATGAACTTGCAAAAAAAGGAATATATTTAAAGTTTGCTTTAGGAATACCGGGAACAATTGGAGGGGCTGTTTATGGAAATTCTGGAGGGCAAACAGAATGGATAGGAGATTTTGTTGAAAAAGTTTTTGTTATTGACACAAATGATTTTCAAGAAAAAATCTTAACTAAAGAAGAATGCAATTTCTCTTATAGAAAAAGTATTTTTCACGAGAAAAAACATCTTATAATTACAGGCGCTTTGTTTAATTTTGAAAATTGCAATTATAAAAAAGATGAGTTTTTGGATTTTTTAAAATACAGAAGGCAAACGCAACCTTTGTCAGAGCCTTCTTTTGGCAGCACTTTTCGTGGCGTTAGCGTTGATAAATTACCAAAAGATGTTTTAGAAAACATAGTAGAACAATTCCCAGAAGAAAAAAATAAAATAAATGAATTTTTTGAAAAAGGAATAGTGCCGGCTGGATGGATGATCGAAAAGTGTGGTTTGAAAAATTTTCAAATAGGAGGAGCGAAATTTTCAGAAAAGCATTCTAATTTTATTGTTAATGTTGGCAACGCAAATTTTAACGATGTCATTTCTTTAATAAATCTTGCAAAACAAAAAGCAAAAGAAAAATTTAACATAGATTTAGAAACAGAAGTTCAAATTATTTGA